The following proteins are encoded in a genomic region of Enterocloster clostridioformis:
- a CDS encoding carbohydrate ABC transporter permease translates to MVMKKRSRVMRTTATYGILIIALLWTIFPIYWMIKSSLTLNEEMYVARPPLFSNVITFDHYIDLIYNTSFMHNVWNSFVIAAITAIICLAIGILGSYAMTRLKYPGRSFFRNSIIISYLMPTAVLFVPMYVFVSSLGFYDNKYALLIIYPTFVVPYCCYMLISYFKAIPYALEEAALIDGCNRLQTLWYIIMPIALPGIAVVATFAFTMAWNEYLYAMIMTTSNVQKTATVAISGFKYADSAIWGRIMSASVVCSLPVTLLYIAAQSMLISGKYEGSVK, encoded by the coding sequence ATGGTAATGAAGAAACGCAGCCGGGTCATGCGGACCACAGCCACGTATGGGATTTTAATCATTGCACTTTTATGGACAATCTTTCCCATTTACTGGATGATAAAATCATCCCTTACTCTAAACGAGGAAATGTATGTGGCAAGACCGCCGTTATTTTCCAATGTAATAACCTTTGATCATTATATTGATTTGATTTATAACACCTCTTTTATGCACAATGTATGGAACAGCTTTGTGATAGCAGCCATTACTGCAATCATATGCCTGGCAATCGGTATACTCGGCTCGTATGCAATGACACGGCTTAAGTATCCGGGAAGATCATTTTTCAGGAACAGTATTATTATTTCATACCTTATGCCTACGGCAGTGCTGTTCGTACCAATGTATGTGTTTGTAAGCAGCCTGGGGTTTTACGATAACAAATATGCGCTTTTAATCATATATCCTACATTTGTAGTACCCTATTGCTGTTATATGCTTATAAGTTATTTTAAGGCGATTCCGTACGCGCTGGAGGAGGCGGCGCTTATAGACGGCTGCAATCGTCTGCAGACGCTGTGGTATATCATTATGCCAATTGCCCTTCCCGGAATTGCGGTGGTGGCCACCTTTGCATTTACCATGGCGTGGAATGAATATTTGTACGCCATGATTATGACAACCAGCAATGTGCAGAAAACGGCCACGGTAGCCATATCAGGCTTCAAGTATGCTGATTCCGCTATATGGGGAAGAATCATGAGCGCTTCGGTGGTCTGTTCACTGCCGGTAACGTTACTCTATATCGCTGCGCAGAGTATGCTCATATCGGGCAAATATGAAGGAAGTGTTAAGTAA
- a CDS encoding carbohydrate ABC transporter permease has translation MAGKKSEKRKYSHSRQLLDKRLGLLLMVPIAAVIFGITGIPFIRALYLSFTNKVVGVPERFIGFDNYLALFGDKIYWKSLYNTIIYTVGCITAKLALGLLLAVILNQKFRGKAFFRTALLIPWALPGMVAATTWRWMYDSTYGIINSLLLKAGLISLPIPWLSDPDITLLSTMIVNVWRGVPFFMFSLLGALQTLDGQIFEAAYVDGAGMFKRFWYITLPGISSVLGISTLLSTIWTFNDFENVFLITGGGPIYSSSVISTYTYDLAFIQNSFGRALSVAVSVIPLMVILILVSQKVISGDGIE, from the coding sequence ATGGCAGGAAAAAAATCAGAAAAAAGGAAGTATTCGCATTCCCGGCAGCTGCTAGATAAGCGTCTCGGGCTTCTGTTGATGGTGCCAATTGCTGCCGTGATATTTGGCATTACCGGAATCCCGTTTATAAGGGCATTGTACTTAAGCTTTACAAACAAAGTGGTAGGGGTACCGGAACGGTTTATTGGGTTTGATAACTACCTGGCTCTTTTTGGGGATAAGATTTACTGGAAGTCCCTTTACAATACGATTATCTATACAGTGGGATGTATTACGGCGAAACTGGCGCTGGGACTTCTGCTGGCAGTTATCCTGAACCAGAAGTTCAGGGGAAAGGCATTTTTCAGGACTGCGCTTCTCATTCCCTGGGCATTGCCCGGAATGGTGGCCGCCACTACCTGGAGATGGATGTATGACAGCACTTATGGCATTATCAACAGCCTGCTGCTGAAAGCCGGGCTTATAAGCCTTCCGATCCCGTGGCTGAGTGACCCTGATATCACGCTGTTAAGCACCATGATTGTGAATGTGTGGAGAGGCGTCCCATTCTTCATGTTCAGTCTCCTGGGAGCGCTGCAGACTCTGGACGGACAGATTTTTGAAGCCGCCTATGTAGACGGAGCAGGTATGTTTAAGCGTTTCTGGTATATAACGCTTCCGGGAATCTCAAGCGTTTTGGGCATTTCCACACTTTTGTCCACCATATGGACCTTTAATGATTTTGAGAATGTATTTTTAATCACTGGAGGTGGACCGATTTACTCCTCCAGTGTAATCTCCACTTACACTTATGACCTGGCATTTATACAGAATTCCTTTGGCAGGGCTCTCTCGGTGGCAGTGTCGGTGATACCGCTTATGGTCATACTGATTCTGGTATCCCAGAAGGTGATTAGTGGGGACGGAATTGAATAG
- a CDS encoding mandelate racemase/muconate lactonizing enzyme family protein, with protein sequence MEDRDDMLMNHVNTNSRPSDLKITDIRVTDIVGAPMHCILVKVYTNQGLVGYGEVRDGGSRNYVLALKSRLIGENPCNIDKLFRRIKQFGGPARQGGGVCGIELALWDLAGKAYGVPVYQMLGGKFRDRIRMYCDTDIEGKHTGKEMGEALKKRMDKGFTFLKMDLGIDLLYDIPGALCAPLGMIGDLNQSSRTYEAISRNLTPKKRSLRNRMYDMQNIPHPFTGVQVTEYGYDILEQYVKDVRSVIGYEIPLAIDHFGHIGVESCIRLARRIEKYNIAWMEDLIPWQLTDQYVRLKNSTTVPICTGEDIYLKENFRPLLERGGVSVIHPDILTSGGILENKKIGDMAQEYGVAMAVHMAESPIACMAAVHSIAATENFLALEFHSVDVPWWSDLVTGLPKPIVDNGYITVPDAPGLGIENLEDDVMREHLHPDYTDMWADTADWDNDYSHDRTWS encoded by the coding sequence ATGGAAGATAGAGACGATATGCTTATGAATCATGTGAATACCAATTCCAGACCAAGTGACTTAAAGATTACAGACATAAGGGTAACTGATATCGTAGGGGCTCCCATGCATTGTATTCTGGTAAAGGTTTATACAAACCAGGGGCTGGTGGGCTATGGAGAAGTCAGGGACGGCGGTTCCAGAAATTATGTACTGGCTCTTAAAAGCCGTCTCATAGGCGAGAATCCCTGCAATATTGATAAACTATTCCGCAGGATTAAACAGTTCGGAGGCCCTGCCAGACAGGGCGGAGGCGTATGCGGCATAGAGCTTGCCCTCTGGGACCTGGCAGGAAAAGCATATGGAGTACCGGTATATCAAATGCTGGGAGGTAAGTTCAGAGACCGTATCAGAATGTACTGTGACACGGATATTGAGGGAAAGCATACCGGCAAGGAAATGGGAGAAGCCCTTAAGAAGAGAATGGATAAGGGATTTACCTTCCTGAAAATGGATTTGGGAATCGATCTTCTGTACGATATTCCGGGCGCTTTGTGCGCGCCATTGGGGATGATAGGGGATTTAAACCAGTCGTCCAGGACATATGAGGCTATCAGCCGCAATCTGACACCAAAAAAGAGAAGCTTAAGGAACCGGATGTATGACATGCAGAATATTCCCCATCCGTTTACGGGGGTCCAGGTAACGGAATATGGTTATGATATTCTGGAGCAGTATGTAAAGGATGTAAGAAGTGTGATTGGGTATGAAATCCCTCTGGCCATTGACCACTTCGGGCATATAGGAGTAGAATCCTGTATCAGGCTGGCCAGAAGGATTGAGAAGTACAATATCGCATGGATGGAGGACCTGATACCCTGGCAGTTAACAGACCAGTATGTGAGACTTAAGAATTCCACCACAGTGCCGATTTGTACAGGTGAAGACATATACCTGAAGGAGAATTTCCGTCCGCTTCTGGAACGGGGAGGCGTATCAGTCATCCATCCGGATATACTGACCAGCGGAGGAATACTGGAGAACAAGAAAATCGGAGACATGGCACAGGAATACGGAGTCGCCATGGCAGTACATATGGCGGAAAGCCCTATCGCCTGCATGGCGGCGGTCCACAGTATCGCGGCCACTGAGAACTTCCTGGCTTTGGAGTTCCATTCGGTGGATGTTCCATGGTGGTCTGACCTGGTAACCGGATTGCCAAAACCAATCGTAGACAATGGATATATAACAGTGCCTGATGCGCCAGGTCTTGGGATTGAAAACCTGGAGGATGATGTGATGCGTGAACATCTTCATCCCGACTATACGGATATGTGGGCAGATACAGCAGATTGGGACAATGATTATTCACATGACCGCACCTGGTCGTAA
- a CDS encoding RraA family protein, whose amino-acid sequence MIYYTRDQIIELTSRWKGERFEDGRPRVPDYLLEKLRTMTIEEIWLPLFLKDYKFQFEGEMKKLHDELKLAGRAVTAVFMPTRPDLMEAVRMEGDARGYKGTCNQWVVDHLQEGDVVVADMFDKVWNGTFVGGNLTTAINVRTKTGGAVIWGGVRDIEQMQKIDTQVYYRGTDPTPIRECLMTSYNGPAKIGKAVCMPGDIVMGTTSGILFIPAYLVEELVNSAEKSHAKDIFGFAMLEQGIYTAAEIDSTVWPEEMVDKMINFIEHDSSCEKYRGLDWSLEIDAAGGNQEAVDELMKGYLV is encoded by the coding sequence ATGATTTATTATACAAGGGATCAGATTATAGAATTGACCAGCCGCTGGAAGGGAGAGCGTTTTGAAGACGGAAGGCCCCGTGTACCTGACTATCTTCTGGAAAAATTGCGGACCATGACAATTGAGGAGATATGGCTGCCTTTATTTCTTAAGGATTACAAGTTCCAGTTTGAGGGGGAAATGAAGAAGCTGCACGATGAACTGAAACTGGCAGGGAGGGCTGTAACGGCGGTTTTTATGCCTACAAGGCCTGATTTGATGGAAGCTGTCAGGATGGAAGGGGATGCCAGAGGATATAAGGGTACTTGTAACCAATGGGTGGTAGACCATCTGCAGGAGGGTGATGTTGTGGTTGCCGATATGTTTGACAAGGTTTGGAACGGCACATTTGTAGGCGGGAATCTGACCACAGCCATCAATGTCAGGACCAAGACAGGGGGCGCTGTTATATGGGGAGGCGTGCGCGATATTGAACAGATGCAAAAGATTGACACCCAGGTTTATTACAGGGGAACAGACCCCACCCCCATCAGGGAATGCCTGATGACATCTTATAACGGACCTGCAAAGATTGGAAAGGCAGTCTGCATGCCCGGCGATATTGTCATGGGCACCACCAGCGGTATCCTGTTCATCCCGGCCTATCTTGTGGAGGAGCTGGTCAACAGCGCTGAAAAATCACATGCCAAGGACATATTTGGTTTTGCCATGCTGGAACAGGGAATATATACTGCGGCTGAAATAGACAGCACGGTCTGGCCTGAGGAAATGGTAGACAAAATGATAAATTTTATTGAACATGATTCGTCCTGCGAGAAGTACAGGGGACTGGACTGGTCCTTGGAAATAGATGCTGCCGGAGGAAACCAGGAAGCGGTGGATGAATTGATGAAGGGGTATCTTGTATAA